The genomic interval TGGTAACCGGCGGCTTTCAGGCCCTTGTTGACGAAGATGTCCGCGATGCCCTCGACCATCGACTCGTTGAACTCGGCACGGCAGTTGGTGGAGTTCCAGTTGTTGAAACCCATCGGAGGGGTGAGCGCCTGACCGTCGGCCAGGGCGGGGGTGACGGGGTCCTGTGCGGGGGCGGCGACGGCCGGCGCGGCGAGGCCCGCCGTGCACAACAGGCCCGCGGCGAGCGCTCCGACCGCTCTTCGGCGGGTCGTGCGGGTGTGGGGGTGACGCGTCATTACGTTCCTCCGGACTCGCGAAAGATGGGATCACTTCCTGTGCATGCCATGTGCGCGATTACGGTAGGACGTGTCGAACTCTGTTGGAAGAGTTGCGTATTTATTGTTCGACTTTCCATCGCGCACGTTTTGAACGCGTTCAACTTTCTGAGCTAGGCTCGCTCCCGAGCAGCCCGAACGGAAGGGGGAGCCCGGTGAAGATCGTCATTCCCGGTGGCACGGGACAGGTGGGCGCGATCCTGGACCGCGCCCTGACCGAGGCCGGTCACGAGGTCGTCGTCCTGACCCGGCGGCCGTCGCGCGACCGCGAGGTGTGGTGGGACGGCGAGAACCCGGGCACCTGGGCCCGGGAGATCGACGGCAGCGACGTCGTCATCAACTTGGCGGGCCGCAGCGTCAGTTGCCGCTACACCCCCGCCAACCTCAAGTCCATGATGGACTCGCGCGTGCACTCCACCCGGGTCGTCGGTGAGGCCGTCGCCGCAGCCGTGCACCCGCCGCGCGTCTGGTTGCAGATGAGCACCGCCACCGTCTACGCCCACCGCTACGACGCCCCCAACGACGAGGCCACCGGCGTGATCGGCGGTGCCGAACCCGACGTACCCGACTACTGGTCGTACAGCGTAGAGATCGCCAAGAACTGGGAACGCGAGCAGGAGGTGGCCGACACCCCGCACACCCGCAAGGTCGCCCTGCGCGCCGCCATGGTGATGAGCCCGGACCGGGGCGGTGTCTTCGACGTCCTGTCGGGGCTGGTCCGGATCGGCCTCGGCGGGCCGGTCGCGGGCGGCGCCCAGTACGTCTCCTGGATCCACGACCAGGACTTCGTCCGCGCGGTCGAGTTCCTGATCGACCGGGACGACATCGGCGGACCGGTGAACCTCGCCGCCCCCGGACCGCTCCCGCAGCGCGCCTTCATGCGTGTGTTGCGCGCCGCCCGGGGCGTCCCCGTCGGGCTGCCCGCCACGAAGTGGATGGCGGAAATCGGGGCCTTCGCACTGCGCTCGGACACCGAACTCCTGCTGAAGAGCCGCCGGGTCGTACCGGGACGGCTGCCGGCGGAGGGGTTCACCTTCGACCATCCGCAGTGGCCGGAGGCGGCCGTGGACCTCGTACGGCGGGCACGGCACGGGACGGGTTCCACCCGACGGCCGGTTCGGGCGTGACCCCGGCGCGCTTCGTCAGTTGAACGGGGCATGAAGAAGCGCAGCATGCTGGCCATCGCCTCCCTCGCCACCGGGTTCGTCGTCGCCGCGATCTCCCCGTCGCACTCCCACGACCACGACGTGCTCGGCGATCTGAACGTCAAGGACACCGTGGGTGCCATGGATCACCTCGTCAGCGACGGCAGCTTCGCCGCCGACGAGGGAGTCCTGGGGCAGAACAGCTGATACCGGTCGTAAGTGTGCGGCGCCGGTGCCTCGTCGGAGGGGGCACCGGCGCCGTCGTATGTGCGCTCTCAACTGCGGCTGGTTTCCGTGGCAGGGTGGAACGGGCAAGCCTCAGGGGGCCAACAGAAGAGGGGGAACTGTGACCGTCGTCTGGATCAACGGCGCGTTCGGTGCGGGGAAGACGACCGCCGCACAAGAACTGGTGGACCTGATCCCGAACAGTACGCTCTTCGACCCCGAGGTCATCGGCGGAGCACTTCCGTATCTGCTCCCGCCCAAGCACCTCGCGGAGGTCGGCGACTTCCAGGACCTGCCGATGTGGCGGCGGCTCGTGATCGACACGGCGGCGGCCATGCTCGCCGAACTGGGCGGGACCCTGGTCGTCCCGATGACCCTGCTGCGGCAGGAGTACCGGGACGAGATCTTCGGCGGTCTGGCGGCCCGCCGGGTCACGGTCCGGCATGTCCTCCTGGCTCCGGCGGAAACGATCCTGCGCGAGCGAATAGCCGACCGGGAGGTCCCACCCGACCTCCCCGACGGCGAGATCCGGACCCGGCAGTGGGCGTACGACCACATCGAGTCGTACCGCGCCGCGCTCGGCTCGTGGCTCACCGCCGACGCCCATCTCGTCGACACCAGCGCGCTCACCCCGTACGAGACGGCCGCCCGGATCGCCGGCGCCGTAGGCAGTGGATCCGTGCCCGTCTGCGACATCGTGCAGACCCCGGAACCCACCTCCGAGACCCTCGCGGCCGGAGTGCTCCTCTTCGACGAACAGGACCGTGTGCTGCTCGTCGACCCCACCTACAAGGCCGGCTGGGAGTTCCCCGGCGGTGTCGTCGAATCCGGCGAGGCACCCGCCCGGGCCGGCATGCGCGAGGTCACCGAGGAGACCGGCATCGTGCTCGACGAGGTCCCCCGACTTCTCGTCGTCGACTGGGAACCACCCGTACCGCCGGGCTACGGCGGCCTGCGCCTGCTCTTCGACGGCGGCCGGCTGGACGCGGCCGTGGCCGACCAACTGCTTCTGCCCGGGCCGGAGTTGCGCGGCTGGTGCTTCGCCAGCGAGGAGGAGGCCGCCGATCTGCTGCCGCCGGTCCGCTACGAGCGGCTGCGGTGGGCGCTCCGGGCCCGGGAACGCGGGGCCGCGCTCTACTTGGAGGCGGGCGTACCGCTCGGCTGACGACACGTCAATTTGCGGTCTGATCAACGGTGTTGGACGTGACTTTGCCTTTTCGGGGACACCACCTGGCGATTTTGCGGGGTGCGGGTCATTCCGATAACAAAGCGAGGGTGAATTGTCGCCTTCCCGGTATGAACAAGAACGTGAAGAAGGTACATCGGAGCTCTAACGTCTTTGCGCAGCTCAGTTCTCTCGCGGCCGCCGGCCGCCTTGACGGGACCGGACCTTTCGCCGGTCGAAGGAGAGGAACATGCGCGCGCCATCCTCGGCCCTCACCCGGGCCCTCACACTCGCCGCCGGGCTCGCCCTGGTGCTCACCGCCTGTAGCAGCGGCGGCGGGGGCGGCGGCTCCGACAACAAGGGCAGTTCGGCCGGGCTCACGTCCTGCAACACCGTGGGCAAGGCCAACACCTGCAACTCGGCCACCACCAAGTCCGGCGGAACGTTCACCTATGTGCTGGAGAAGAACATCCAGCAGTGGAACGTCCAGGACGTCAACGGCAACACCTTCGAGAACGGGGAGGCCCTGGAGGTCGTCCTGCCGCAGGTGTTCATACCCCAGCCGGACTTCAGCGTCGCCCTCAACACCGACCTGGTGACCTCGGCGACGCAGACCAGCACCAGCCCGCAGACCATCGTCTACAAGATCAACCCGAAGGCGGCGTGGAACGACGGCACGCCCATCACAGCCGACGACTTCACCTACTACTGGCGCACCAACAACGGCAAGGACTGTCCGCCGCCGCCCGCCAGCGACTCCACGCAGACCAAGGGCTGTCTGCCGCAGAGCACCGCCGGCTACGACCGGATCAAGTCCCTCACGCCCTCCGACAACGGCAAGACCTTCACCATGGTGATGACGAAGCCGTACTCGGACTGGAAGTCGCTGTTCGGCGCGGGCTATCCGCTCTATCCGGCCCACACCGCCGAGAAGCTCTCCGGCGCCAAGGCCGGTGACGCCGCCGCCATGACGGCCGCCCAGATGGCACAGGCCTGGCAGTACTTCCTGAAGACGCCGCCCACCAAGTACCCCACCGCGGGCGCCTACAAGATGCAGCAGTGGGTCGACAACGACCACGCCACCTACGTGCCCGACCCCAAGTGGACCGGCGCGAAGAAGGCCACCCTCCAGCGGCTGATCTTCAAGGTGATCTCGGACGCGACTCAGGAGCCAACTGCCCTGAAGAACAACGAGGTTCAGGCGATCTACCCGCAGCCCGAGGTGGACCTGGTCAACCAGGTCAAGGACATCCCCGGCGTCACCTACGTCATCGGCAACGGGCTGACCTGGGAGCACTTCGACCTCAACCTGCACAACCCGGTGATCGGCAAGTATCTGGCGCTGCGGCAGGCGATGTTCACGGCGATCAACACCAAGGACATCATCGCCAAGACGGTCGGCCAGTTCGACCCGGCCGTGAAGCCGCTCGGCAACCACAACTTCGTTCCCGGACAGGCCGGTTACAAGGACGTGGTCTCCGCCTCCGGCCAGGGATCCGGTGATCTGACCAAGGCGAAGGCGTACCTCACAGCCGCCAAGTTCACCGGTGTGGGCACGGCGTTGAAGACACCGGACGGCAAGGCTGTCGGACCCTTCAACTGCCGTTACACCACCGGAAATCAGATCCGGCAGAGCGAGTGCCAGATCCTGCAGAGCAACCTGGCGAGCCTCGGCATCAAGATCACCATCAAGCCGATCGGCGCCGCCGACCTCGGCACGGTCCTCTCCGGGCACCAGTACGACATCATCGTCTTCGCCTGGGTCGCGGCGCCGTTCCCGAGCAGTGGCGCCCAGCAGAACTGGTTCACCGGCGGTGGCGGCAACTTCGGTGGCTACAGCAACAAGACGGCCGACGCCCTGATCTCCCAGGCCGTGGGTGAGACCGACGCGACGAAGTCCGCCGCGCTCCTCAACCAGGCCGACCAGCTCATGGTGAACGACGCCTACGTCCTGCCGCTCTACCAGAAGCCGACGTTCCTCGCCGTGCAGACGCGGTTCGTCAACATGCGGAACAACGCCACGAATGTGGGCCCGGCCTACAACACCGGTACGTGGGGCCTGAAGAAGTAGTCCTACGGCTGACAGCTCCACCGGCACGCCCGTCGAGCCCGGCCCCGCGACACCGGGGGCCGGGCCCGGCACGGACGGCATCTCCGACCCGCCGGCCTCCGAGAGAAGACCGCATGCTCGCCTACACCGTGCGCCGCATCCTCGTCTCCATCCCCGTCCTCATCGTCTCGACGTTCGTCGTGTTCCTGGTCGTCATCAACTCCGGGGACCCGGTGGCGAACTTCGCCACCTCACGACAACCCGCGCCCAGCAAGGCGGCGGTGGCCGCCTTCGCCCGGCACATCCACGCCGACCAGCCGGTGATGGAACGCTATTGGAACTGGATCACCGGCGTTCTGCACGGCGACTTCGGGCCGTCCGTGCAGGCCAACCTGAACATCGGGCACGACCTGTTCACCCGCTTCAAGGTGACCATCACCCTGGTCGCCGCCGCGATGATCCTCGCGCTGATCATGGCCGTCGTGTTCGGTGTGTTCAGCGCCATCCGCCAGTACTCGGCGGCCGACTACACGATCACCTTCTTCGGCTTCCTGTTCCTCGCCATGCCCGTGTTCTGGTTCGCGGTGCTGCTCAAGCAGGCCGGGATCTGGTTCAACCAGAAGACCGGCAGCCAGTTCCTCGGCACCATCGGCGAGAAGTCGCCGTACCTCGAAGTCGACACCACCTGGAACCAGTTCACCGATCACGTGGGCCACCTCATCCTGCCCACCATCACCCTCGCGCTGGTCTCCTTCGCGTCCTGGACCCGCTACACCCGCGCCTCCATGCTGGAGGTCCTCAACAGCGACTACGTACGGCTCGCCCGCGCCAAGGGGCTGCGGCGCGGCAGGGTGATGACCCGGCACGCGCTGCGCACCGCCCTCATCCCGCTCGCCACCGTCACCGCGCTCGACATCGCGATCATCCTGGGCGGCGCGGTGATCACGGAGACGATCTTCCAGTGGCACGGCATGGGCGAGATGCTGGTCCAGGCGGCGACCACGCTCGACGTCTACCGCACCATGGCCTGGCTGTTGCTCTCCGCCGTCGTCGTCATCGGGTTCAACCTCATCGCCGATCTGCTCTACGCCGTACTCGACCCGAGGATCCGCTATGACTGACATCGAGGCACCGGGGTCCGCGGGCACACAACTACCGCGCGGGGACCACGAGTTCACCGTACGACAGCGCACCCAGACCCAGTTGGTGCTGCGCCGCTTCGTGCGGCACCGGGCCGCGATGGTCAGCCTGGTCGTGTTCGTGCTGATCATCCTGTGGGCGTTCATCGGCCCGCACCTGTGGCACTACTCGTACCAGAAGTACACCGAGGACAACTCCAAACCCCCTTCCCTGAAGCACCCGTTCGGCACCGACTCCTCGGGCTACGACGGCTACGCCCAGGTCATGCGCGGCACCCAGACCTCGCTCAAGATCGCCATCATGATCGCGCTCGGCTCCACGCTGCTCGGCGCGATCTGGGGAGCCGTCGCCGGCTTCTACCGGGGCATCGTCGACGCGGTCATGATGCGCATCGCCGACCTGGTGCTGACGCTGCCCCTGTTCGCCATCGCCCTGGTCATCTCCTCGCGCACCGGCGGCTCCTGGTACTGGATCGCCATCGTGATCGCCGGACTCACCTGGGCGTACGTGGCCCGGGTGGTGCGCTCGGCCGTACTGTCGCTGCGCGAGAAGGAGTTCATCGAGGCGGCGCGGGCGCTCGGGGCCTCGGACACCCGGATCATCTTCCGGCATCTGCTGCCGAACGCGCTCGGCCCGATCATCGTGAACGCGACGATCCTGGTGGCGACCGGCATCCTCACCGAGACCGCGCTGTCCTTCCTGGGCTTCGGCGTCCAACCCCCGGACACCTCACTGGGGTTGCTGGTCTCCCAGGCACAGACGGCGGTCGACACCCGGCCCTGGCTCTTCTACATCCCCGGCGCGTTCATCATCGCCATCGCGCTGACCATCAACTTCATCGGCGACGGACTGCGCGACGCCTT from Streptomyces sp. NBC_01288 carries:
- a CDS encoding TIGR01777 family oxidoreductase, with product MKIVIPGGTGQVGAILDRALTEAGHEVVVLTRRPSRDREVWWDGENPGTWAREIDGSDVVINLAGRSVSCRYTPANLKSMMDSRVHSTRVVGEAVAAAVHPPRVWLQMSTATVYAHRYDAPNDEATGVIGGAEPDVPDYWSYSVEIAKNWEREQEVADTPHTRKVALRAAMVMSPDRGGVFDVLSGLVRIGLGGPVAGGAQYVSWIHDQDFVRAVEFLIDRDDIGGPVNLAAPGPLPQRAFMRVLRAARGVPVGLPATKWMAEIGAFALRSDTELLLKSRRVVPGRLPAEGFTFDHPQWPEAAVDLVRRARHGTGSTRRPVRA
- a CDS encoding NUDIX hydrolase → MTVVWINGAFGAGKTTAAQELVDLIPNSTLFDPEVIGGALPYLLPPKHLAEVGDFQDLPMWRRLVIDTAAAMLAELGGTLVVPMTLLRQEYRDEIFGGLAARRVTVRHVLLAPAETILRERIADREVPPDLPDGEIRTRQWAYDHIESYRAALGSWLTADAHLVDTSALTPYETAARIAGAVGSGSVPVCDIVQTPEPTSETLAAGVLLFDEQDRVLLVDPTYKAGWEFPGGVVESGEAPARAGMREVTEETGIVLDEVPRLLVVDWEPPVPPGYGGLRLLFDGGRLDAAVADQLLLPGPELRGWCFASEEEAADLLPPVRYERLRWALRARERGAALYLEAGVPLG
- a CDS encoding ABC transporter permease; this translates as MLAYTVRRILVSIPVLIVSTFVVFLVVINSGDPVANFATSRQPAPSKAAVAAFARHIHADQPVMERYWNWITGVLHGDFGPSVQANLNIGHDLFTRFKVTITLVAAAMILALIMAVVFGVFSAIRQYSAADYTITFFGFLFLAMPVFWFAVLLKQAGIWFNQKTGSQFLGTIGEKSPYLEVDTTWNQFTDHVGHLILPTITLALVSFASWTRYTRASMLEVLNSDYVRLARAKGLRRGRVMTRHALRTALIPLATVTALDIAIILGGAVITETIFQWHGMGEMLVQAATTLDVYRTMAWLLLSAVVVIGFNLIADLLYAVLDPRIRYD
- a CDS encoding ABC transporter family substrate-binding protein, which gives rise to MRAPSSALTRALTLAAGLALVLTACSSGGGGGGSDNKGSSAGLTSCNTVGKANTCNSATTKSGGTFTYVLEKNIQQWNVQDVNGNTFENGEALEVVLPQVFIPQPDFSVALNTDLVTSATQTSTSPQTIVYKINPKAAWNDGTPITADDFTYYWRTNNGKDCPPPPASDSTQTKGCLPQSTAGYDRIKSLTPSDNGKTFTMVMTKPYSDWKSLFGAGYPLYPAHTAEKLSGAKAGDAAAMTAAQMAQAWQYFLKTPPTKYPTAGAYKMQQWVDNDHATYVPDPKWTGAKKATLQRLIFKVISDATQEPTALKNNEVQAIYPQPEVDLVNQVKDIPGVTYVIGNGLTWEHFDLNLHNPVIGKYLALRQAMFTAINTKDIIAKTVGQFDPAVKPLGNHNFVPGQAGYKDVVSASGQGSGDLTKAKAYLTAAKFTGVGTALKTPDGKAVGPFNCRYTTGNQIRQSECQILQSNLASLGIKITIKPIGAADLGTVLSGHQYDIIVFAWVAAPFPSSGAQQNWFTGGGGNFGGYSNKTADALISQAVGETDATKSAALLNQADQLMVNDAYVLPLYQKPTFLAVQTRFVNMRNNATNVGPAYNTGTWGLKK
- a CDS encoding ABC transporter permease encodes the protein MTDIEAPGSAGTQLPRGDHEFTVRQRTQTQLVLRRFVRHRAAMVSLVVFVLIILWAFIGPHLWHYSYQKYTEDNSKPPSLKHPFGTDSSGYDGYAQVMRGTQTSLKIAIMIALGSTLLGAIWGAVAGFYRGIVDAVMMRIADLVLTLPLFAIALVISSRTGGSWYWIAIVIAGLTWAYVARVVRSAVLSLREKEFIEAARALGASDTRIIFRHLLPNALGPIIVNATILVATGILTETALSFLGFGVQPPDTSLGLLVSQAQTAVDTRPWLFYIPGAFIIAIALTINFIGDGLRDAFDPRQQRVRQ